CCGCGCCGACAGCGACTCGCCCTCGATGTACTCCAGCACCAGGTAGTCCACACCGTCCTGGTGGCCGACGTCATGCAGGGTGCAGATGTTGGGATGATTGAGCGCCGAGATGGCCTTGGCCTCGCGCTCGAAGCGCAACTTCAGGTCCGGGTTCTGGCTGAACTGCTCGGGCAGGACCTTGACGGCGACGGTGCGCTCCAGGCGGGTGTCGCGCGCGCGGTACACCTCGCCCATCCCGCCCGCCCCGGCGGCCCCTAAGATCTCGTACGGCCCGAGTCTACTTCCGGTCGGTAACGCCATTCCCTCTCCGGAGCGTCATCCTGAGGTCCCCCCCGCGGGACCGAAGGATCTCGCGTGCTCCACCACAAGCTAGAAACGAGGAACGAGAAACTGCCTCTGCGGCGTGCGCGCATTATAAGCTGCTGACCGCCCCGAGGATAGGGGGCGCAAGAGCTCATCTTGAGCCGCTTTAGCTGCGGAGGATCTAGCGCGCGCTACCCGGACCCTACGCTGCCACCGTGGTCCCCATTACAATCAGCCAGTCACCCCGTGGACTCCGCCCGCATCGCCGAACTGATCGCCCCCTACCTGGCCCCCGCCCGCCTGGCCCCCGCGCAACTGGTCCAAATATCGATGTATATCGATATTCTGGAGCGCTGGAACCGGAAGATGGCGCTCACCGCCGTGCGCTCCCCCCAGGAGATGGTGGAGCGCCACTTCGGCGAGTCCCTCTTCGTCGCGCACCACCTCTTCCCCGCCGCCGCGGCGATCCCCGCCACCACTGCCCTCGACGTGGGCTCCGGCGCCGGCTTCCCCGGGCTCCCCCTGAAGATCTACGCTCCCACCCTGCGCCTCACCCTCATCGAGTCGCAGCGCAAGAAAGCCACCTTCCTCCGGGAAGTGGTGCGCGCCCTCGCTCTGCGTGAGGTCGAGGTCTTCCCCGGCCGCGCCCAGGACTTTCCCGGCCGCGGCGAGCTGGTCACCTTGCGCGCGGTGGAGCGCTTCGAGGGCGTGCTGCCCGTCGCCGCCCGCCTGGTAGAGGATCGCGGACGCCTGGCTCTGCTGATCGGCGCCGCCCAGGCCGAGCGCGCCCGCCGCTTACTCCCCGGGTTCGCCTGGGAGTCGCCTGTCCCCCTGCCGCGCTCCCAGCAGCGCATCCTGCTGGTGGGCGCGAACCACGCGCGGCACGAGTCACCCTCGCCATAAGTGGAGCGCGCGTGGTCATGCGCCCCGTCGGGTTCGCCGGGATGCCCTCTTCCACGTGGTCGAGTGGGAGCTCGCCGCTGGTGGGAACCCGGGTCGTCACCTCCCCCCGCCGAGCGGACGATTCGCGGCGGGCCGTGGCGTACACCTGTCGGGACGAATCAAGTCAGTAACAAGTGGGAGCGAGGGGCCTGCTGCGGCGCCGGGGCGTGATGCCGGAATCGCCTGGGAGCCACCCGCGAGGCTCCAG
This sequence is a window from Terriglobales bacterium. Protein-coding genes within it:
- the rsmG gene encoding 16S rRNA (guanine(527)-N(7))-methyltransferase RsmG: MDSARIAELIAPYLAPARLAPAQLVQISMYIDILERWNRKMALTAVRSPQEMVERHFGESLFVAHHLFPAAAAIPATTALDVGSGAGFPGLPLKIYAPTLRLTLIESQRKKATFLREVVRALALREVEVFPGRAQDFPGRGELVTLRAVERFEGVLPVAARLVEDRGRLALLIGAAQAERARRLLPGFAWESPVPLPRSQQRILLVGANHARHESPSP